From Nicotiana tabacum cultivar K326 chromosome 22, ASM71507v2, whole genome shotgun sequence, one genomic window encodes:
- the LOC107798244 gene encoding uncharacterized protein LOC107798244: MEVEIFDVWGIDLMGSFPSSSGCKYILVAIDYVSKWVEAISIPTNDAKVVVKIVKKHIFTRSGTPRVMIIDGGKHFCNKLLDNVLAQYGVKYKVATAYHPQNSGQVEVSNREIKQILEKTLVYGKACHLPVELEHKAYWAIKKLNFDADLAGRKRLMHLNELDEFCLHAYENAKLYKENTKRWHNKHIQHCEFELGQLVLLFNLRLRLFSGKLKSRWSAPFEVVRVTPHGVIELRVLGGERTFLVNGQRVKHYYGGDFDRQKLKVLLDND; the protein is encoded by the exons ATGGAGGTTgaaatttttgatgtttggggaattGATCTTATGGGTTCGTTTCCCTCGTCCAGTGGGTGTAAGTACATTTTGGTGGCCATTGACTATGTGTcgaagtgggtggaggccatatCTATTCCTACCAATGATGCCAAGGTTGTGGTTAAGATTGTGAAAAAGCATATCTTTACAAGATCCGGCACTCCGAGAGTGATGATAATTGATGGGGGCAAACATTTCTGTAACAAGCTCTTGGACAATGTCTTAGCGCAATATGGGGTCAAATATAAAGTTGCAACCGCTTACCACCCTCAGAatagtgggcaagtggaagtttCAAATAGAGAGATAAAGCAGATCCTGGAGAAGACG CTGGTTTATGGGAAAGCATGCCATttaccggtggaacttgagcacaaggcttaTTGGGCAATAAAGAAGCTGAACTTTGATGCAGACTTAGCGGGTAGAAAGCGATTGATGCACCtgaacgagcttgatgagttttgCTTGCATGCGTATGAgaatgccaagttatataaagaaaataccaagCGCTGGCATAATAAGCATATTCAGCATTGCGAGTTCGAACTGGGCcaattggttctcttgttcaatttgAGGTTAAGACTCTTTTCGGGGAAGCTCAAATCGAGATGGTCGGCCCCGTTTGAGGTAGTGAGAGTCACTCCACATGGTGTAATTGAGTTGCGCGTCTTAGGTGGCGAGAGAACGTTCTTAGTGAACGGCCAAAGAGTAAAGCACTATTATGGAGGTGACTTTGATCGTCAGAAGTTGAAGGTGTTACTTGACAATGATTAG